Proteins encoded in a region of the Cupriavidus pauculus genome:
- a CDS encoding MBL fold metallo-hydrolase, producing MSTPPLPPSLRVLERGWLSANNVLTFDGDGATLIDSGYVTHASQTVALVEAALDGRPLRRLVNTHLHSDHCGGNASLQARWQPHTRIPAAEADAVAAWDEEALSYRATGQQCARFTFDDVLADGDALRLGGIDWNVVGAPGHDPHAVMLFAPAHGILISGDALWENGFGVIFPELDGESGFAEQQAVLARIASLDVRVVIPGHGAVFTDVAGALERARGRLAYLRDDPLRNATNAIKVLVKFRMLAAQRMTRAALLDWFGATPLMSRIQARYMPGESLAAICEDALRGLVRVGALAVDGDQILNRD from the coding sequence ATGAGCACGCCGCCGCTCCCGCCGTCGTTACGTGTGCTGGAGCGCGGCTGGCTCTCGGCCAACAATGTCCTCACGTTCGACGGGGATGGCGCCACGCTGATCGACAGCGGCTACGTCACGCACGCCTCGCAGACGGTGGCGCTCGTGGAAGCCGCGCTCGACGGCCGGCCATTGCGCCGGCTCGTCAACACCCATCTGCATTCCGACCACTGCGGCGGCAACGCGAGCCTGCAGGCACGCTGGCAGCCGCACACGCGCATTCCGGCGGCGGAAGCGGACGCGGTGGCCGCGTGGGACGAGGAGGCGCTGTCGTATCGCGCCACGGGGCAGCAATGCGCGCGTTTTACGTTCGACGACGTGCTCGCCGATGGCGATGCGCTGCGGCTCGGCGGCATCGACTGGAACGTGGTGGGGGCGCCCGGGCACGATCCGCATGCGGTCATGCTGTTCGCGCCCGCCCACGGCATCCTGATCTCTGGCGATGCGCTGTGGGAGAACGGCTTCGGCGTGATCTTTCCCGAGCTCGATGGCGAGAGCGGGTTTGCCGAGCAGCAGGCGGTGCTCGCGCGGATCGCGTCGCTCGATGTGCGGGTGGTGATTCCCGGCCATGGTGCCGTGTTCACGGACGTCGCGGGCGCGCTCGAACGCGCGCGCGGCCGGCTCGCCTACCTGCGCGACGATCCGCTGCGCAATGCGACGAACGCGATCAAGGTGCTCGTGAAGTTCCGGATGCTGGCCGCGCAGCGGATGACGCGCGCGGCGTTGCTCGACTGGTTCGGCGCGACGCCGCTGATGTCGCGCATCCAGGCGCGCTACATGCCGGGCGAATCGCTCGCGGCGATCTGCGAGGATGCGCTGCGGGGACTTGTCCGCGTCGGAGCGCTTGCGGTCGATGGCGATCAGATACTGAACCGGGACTGA
- a CDS encoding GTP-binding protein yields MADRLPVTVLSGFSGAGKTALLDHVRAHADGLRVAALADGPDLLTEVERLAQAGGHDAVIVETDASSEPLAIAELFAFEDAHGHDDAGAGYRLDTLVTVVDAATLLRDWHDADFLADRGLAEAGDDRTVVDVLVEQIEGCDVLVLNHTDEADADTLARARALLRALNPRADLVETIRGAVPAAHVLDTGRFDVDTTFANTGWQLALRGEALPAEDGIGAVVYRRRRPFHPQRFADLIHTEWMREHGDVLRSKGLFWLASRMDMAGDWAQAGGVCRPGGAGAWWASLDDTDWPQDADARAEIEAEMEDPFGDRRQELVLIGRDLDAAALSALLDACLLTDAEVAEGPEAWAAYADPFPAWDDGHDHDDHDDHGDGHGDHDHDHDHDDQCGCGHAH; encoded by the coding sequence ATGGCCGATCGCCTGCCCGTCACCGTATTGTCCGGATTCTCCGGTGCCGGGAAGACCGCCCTGCTCGACCACGTTCGCGCCCATGCCGATGGCCTGCGCGTGGCGGCGCTCGCCGATGGGCCGGACCTGCTGACCGAGGTGGAACGCCTGGCGCAAGCGGGCGGCCACGATGCCGTGATCGTCGAAACCGACGCCAGTTCGGAGCCGCTCGCGATCGCCGAGCTCTTCGCCTTCGAGGATGCGCACGGCCATGACGATGCCGGGGCCGGCTACCGGCTCGATACGCTGGTCACCGTCGTGGATGCCGCGACGCTGCTGCGCGACTGGCACGACGCGGATTTTCTCGCCGATCGCGGCCTGGCCGAGGCCGGCGACGACCGCACAGTGGTCGATGTGCTCGTGGAGCAGATCGAAGGCTGCGACGTGCTCGTGCTGAACCATACGGACGAGGCCGATGCGGATACGCTCGCCCGCGCCCGTGCGCTGTTGCGCGCGCTCAACCCGCGCGCCGATCTCGTCGAGACGATCCGCGGCGCCGTGCCGGCCGCGCATGTGCTGGACACCGGCCGCTTCGATGTCGACACGACGTTCGCGAACACGGGCTGGCAGCTGGCCCTGCGCGGCGAAGCCCTGCCCGCCGAAGACGGCATCGGTGCCGTCGTCTATCGGCGCCGGCGCCCATTTCATCCGCAACGATTCGCCGATCTGATCCACACCGAATGGATGCGCGAGCACGGCGACGTGCTGCGTTCCAAGGGCCTGTTCTGGCTGGCGTCGCGCATGGACATGGCCGGCGACTGGGCGCAGGCCGGTGGCGTCTGCCGACCCGGCGGTGCCGGCGCATGGTGGGCCTCGCTCGACGACACCGACTGGCCGCAGGACGCCGATGCGCGCGCGGAGATCGAGGCCGAGATGGAAGATCCGTTCGGCGACCGCCGTCAGGAACTCGTGCTGATCGGGCGCGATCTCGATGCGGCCGCGCTGTCGGCATTGCTCGACGCGTGCCTGCTGACCGATGCGGAAGTGGCCGAGGGTCCCGAGGCGTGGGCAGCCTATGCCGATCCGTTCCCGGCCTGGGACGACGGTCACGACCATGACGACCATGACGATCATGGCGATGGCCATGGCGATCACGACCACGATCATGATCACGACGATCAGTGCGGCTGTGGCCATGCGCACTGA
- the dksA gene encoding RNA polymerase-binding protein DksA, whose amino-acid sequence MTAATKTKESRSKTVTAAAATPKAQPAKATPTPRGSTAQAEAGEAKGGTRSSKTAASQSETTAPRKRAATAPERTETPPVASTRESAATMSSNKLLTEAEILKMSDKDYMNEAQLAFFKNRLEQLRDEILKNADQTTEHLRETVIVPDPADRATIEEEHALELRTRDRERKLLKKVEQSLQRIESGDYGWCEETGEPIGVPRLLARPTATLSLEAQQRRELRQKLFGD is encoded by the coding sequence ATGACAGCCGCAACAAAAACCAAGGAAAGCCGCAGCAAGACTGTTACTGCCGCGGCAGCGACACCAAAGGCGCAGCCTGCGAAGGCAACGCCGACTCCACGTGGCAGTACGGCGCAGGCCGAGGCGGGGGAGGCCAAGGGAGGCACGCGAAGCAGCAAGACTGCAGCCAGCCAGAGTGAAACGACCGCACCGCGCAAGCGGGCGGCCACCGCACCCGAGCGGACGGAGACGCCGCCGGTCGCATCAACAAGAGAATCAGCAGCAACCATGAGCAGCAACAAACTTCTGACTGAAGCTGAAATCCTGAAGATGAGCGACAAGGATTACATGAACGAGGCGCAGTTGGCCTTCTTCAAGAATCGCCTTGAGCAGCTTCGCGACGAAATTCTCAAGAACGCCGACCAGACCACCGAACACCTGCGCGAAACGGTCATCGTGCCGGATCCGGCGGATCGCGCGACGATCGAGGAAGAGCATGCGCTCGAACTGCGCACGCGCGATCGCGAGCGCAAGCTGCTGAAGAAGGTCGAACAGTCGCTCCAGCGCATCGAGTCCGGCGACTACGGCTGGTGCGAGGAAACCGGCGAGCCGATCGGCGTGCCGCGCCTGCTGGCCCGTCCGACCGCGACGCTCTCGCTGGAAGCGCAGCAGCGCCGCGAGCTGCGCCAGAAGCTGTTCGGGGACTGA
- the hslU gene encoding ATP-dependent protease ATPase subunit HslU: MSHTMTPSEIVSELDKHIIGQNKAKKAVAVALRNRWRRQQVQDPLRQEITPKNILMIGPTGVGKTEIARRLAKLADAPFIKIEATKFTEVGYVGRDVDTIVRDLAEMAVKQTRESETKKVRTKAEDAAEDRLLDVLLPPPRDIGFAQGEDKDSNTRQAFRKKLREGSLDDKDIELEVAAGAPSMDIMGPPGMEDMTEQIRTMFAGLGQGKKHRRKMKVKEAFKLLIDEEAAKLVNEEELKLKAIANVEQNGIVFLDEIDKIASRSDVGGGEVSRQGVQRDLLPLVEGTTVNTKYGMIRTDHILFIASGAFHLSKPSDLIPELQGRFPIRVELESLSVQDFEAILTQTDASLTKQYQALLATEEVDLKFAPDGIRRLAEIAFSVNEKVENIGARRLYTVMERLLEDLSFNAGKSSGQTVTIDAAYVEERLGDLAGNEDLSRYVL; the protein is encoded by the coding sequence ATGTCGCATACCATGACCCCGTCGGAAATCGTTTCCGAACTCGACAAGCACATCATCGGCCAGAACAAGGCCAAGAAGGCCGTGGCCGTGGCGCTGCGCAACCGCTGGCGCCGCCAGCAGGTTCAGGACCCGCTGCGCCAGGAAATCACGCCGAAGAACATCCTGATGATCGGACCGACCGGCGTCGGCAAGACCGAGATCGCGCGCCGCCTGGCCAAGCTGGCCGACGCGCCGTTCATCAAGATCGAGGCGACCAAGTTCACGGAAGTGGGCTACGTCGGCCGCGACGTCGATACGATCGTGCGCGATCTGGCCGAGATGGCCGTGAAGCAGACGCGCGAGTCGGAGACCAAGAAGGTCCGCACCAAGGCGGAAGACGCCGCCGAGGACCGCCTGCTCGACGTGCTGCTGCCCCCGCCGCGCGATATCGGCTTCGCGCAGGGCGAGGACAAGGACTCGAACACGCGCCAGGCTTTCCGCAAGAAGCTGCGCGAGGGCTCGCTCGACGACAAGGACATCGAGCTCGAGGTGGCCGCGGGCGCGCCGAGCATGGACATCATGGGGCCGCCGGGCATGGAGGACATGACCGAGCAGATCCGCACGATGTTCGCCGGGCTGGGCCAGGGCAAGAAGCATCGCCGCAAGATGAAGGTCAAGGAAGCGTTCAAGCTGCTGATCGACGAAGAGGCCGCGAAGCTCGTCAATGAAGAGGAGCTCAAGCTCAAGGCCATCGCCAACGTCGAGCAGAACGGCATCGTGTTCCTCGACGAGATCGACAAGATCGCGAGCCGCAGCGACGTGGGCGGCGGCGAGGTGTCGCGCCAGGGCGTGCAGCGCGATCTGCTGCCGCTGGTGGAAGGCACGACCGTGAACACGAAGTACGGCATGATCCGGACCGACCATATCCTGTTCATCGCATCGGGCGCATTCCATCTGTCGAAGCCGAGCGACCTGATTCCCGAACTGCAAGGCCGCTTCCCGATCCGCGTGGAACTGGAATCGCTGTCGGTGCAGGACTTCGAGGCCATTCTCACGCAGACCGACGCGAGCCTGACCAAGCAGTACCAGGCCCTGCTCGCCACCGAAGAGGTCGATCTGAAGTTCGCGCCGGACGGTATCCGCCGCCTGGCCGAGATCGCGTTCTCGGTCAACGAGAAGGTCGAGAACATCGGCGCGCGCCGCCTGTACACGGTCATGGAGCGCCTGCTCGAGGACCTGTCGTTCAACGCGGGCAAGTCGTCGGGCCAGACCGTGACGATCGATGCCGCGTATGTCGAAGAGCGCCTGGGCGACCTCGCCGGCAACGAGGACCTGTCGCGCTACGTGCTGTAA
- a CDS encoding Fur family transcriptional regulator, protein MTRPTLHSAPQAAPHDVAQERLRLLGARVTQPRVAILACLIGSDDAMTHQAVIDTLPAEAGVDRVTVYRVLDWLVEQGIAQKRAGNDRVFRFSLVEHEAARAQVHRQHSHFHCTRCDRTYCLEAAGAPPRVATPKVPSGFAVEHVELTVNGVCAECGKRIEAGAHAH, encoded by the coding sequence ATGACCCGCCCCACTTTGCATTCCGCGCCTCAGGCCGCTCCGCACGACGTCGCGCAGGAGCGTCTGCGCCTGCTCGGCGCCCGCGTGACGCAGCCGCGCGTGGCCATCCTGGCGTGCCTGATCGGCAGCGACGACGCCATGACGCACCAGGCCGTGATCGACACCCTGCCCGCCGAGGCCGGCGTGGACCGCGTCACCGTCTACCGCGTGCTCGACTGGCTGGTCGAGCAGGGCATCGCGCAGAAGCGCGCGGGCAACGACCGCGTCTTCCGCTTCAGCCTCGTCGAGCACGAGGCCGCGCGCGCGCAGGTGCACCGCCAGCACAGCCACTTCCATTGCACGCGGTGCGACCGCACCTATTGCCTCGAAGCCGCGGGCGCGCCGCCGCGCGTGGCCACGCCGAAGGTGCCGAGCGGTTTTGCCGTGGAGCACGTGGAGCTGACCGTCAACGGCGTCTGCGCCGAATGCGGCAAACGCATCGAGGCCGGCGCGCACGCGCACTGA
- a CDS encoding DUF1289 domain-containing protein, with protein sequence MTVCTRSLAELEHAADAALTGSPVPSPCINVCRMDAASGYCEGCLRTIDEIASWSGADDAARRAIWAQLPDRLRWLRETAP encoded by the coding sequence ATGACCGTGTGCACGCGATCGCTGGCCGAACTGGAACACGCTGCCGACGCCGCGCTGACGGGCTCGCCCGTGCCGTCGCCGTGCATCAACGTCTGCCGCATGGATGCGGCCTCCGGCTACTGCGAAGGCTGCCTGCGCACGATCGACGAGATTGCGTCATGGTCCGGCGCGGACGACGCCGCACGCCGCGCGATCTGGGCGCAACTGCCCGATCGCCTGCGCTGGCTGCGGGAAACCGCGCCATGA
- the hslV gene encoding ATP-dependent protease subunit HslV, translating into MEQYHGTTIVSVRRGNQVALGGDGQVTLGNIVMKGSARKVRRIYNGKVLVGFAGSTADAFSLLDRFEAKLEKYQGNLTRAAVDLAKDWRSDRALRRLEAMLITADKDTTLVITGNGDVLDPEGGIAAIGSGGVYAQSAAKALMENTDLSAKDVVEKSLTIAGELCIYTNTNFVIETLE; encoded by the coding sequence ATGGAACAGTATCACGGCACTACCATCGTCAGCGTCCGCCGCGGCAACCAGGTCGCGCTGGGCGGTGATGGCCAGGTCACTCTGGGCAATATCGTCATGAAGGGTTCGGCGCGCAAGGTGCGCCGTATCTACAACGGCAAGGTGCTGGTCGGGTTTGCCGGCAGCACGGCCGATGCGTTCTCGCTGCTGGACCGCTTCGAGGCCAAGCTCGAAAAGTACCAGGGCAACCTGACCCGCGCGGCGGTGGACCTCGCCAAGGACTGGCGCTCGGACCGCGCGCTGCGCCGGCTCGAGGCCATGCTTATTACCGCGGACAAGGACACCACGCTCGTCATTACCGGCAACGGTGACGTGCTCGACCCCGAAGGCGGCATCGCGGCCATCGGCTCGGGCGGCGTGTACGCGCAGTCCGCCGCCAAGGCGCTGATGGAGAACACCGACCTGTCCGCGAAGGACGTGGTCGAGAAGTCGCTGACCATCGCCGGCGAACTCTGCATCTACACGAATACCAATTTCGTCATCGAGACGCTCGAGTAA
- a CDS encoding CobW family GTP-binding protein, with translation MSKMIPVTILTGFLGSGKTTLLKRILNEQHGMKIAVIENEFGEENIDNEILVQDGREQIVQMSNGCICCTIRGDLVQALSDLLTRRDAGEFDFDRVVIETTGVANPGPVAQTFFMDEEIAARYLLDAVITLVDAKHANMQLDKQEEVQRQVGFADAIFITKSDLVDEKEVADLRHRLLHMNPRAPIRTAHFGEAPIDTIFDLRGFNLNEKLEIDPDFLRADDHDHDHDHDHGHVHDEHCGHDHHDHGHGHAHDHHHHHHHTDRIASFVFRSDKPFHYGKLEEFLSGILSVYGEKLLRYKGVLYMDGVDRKVVFQGVHQLMGSDIGAKWADETPVTKMVFIGVDLPREAILKGLESCLA, from the coding sequence ATGTCCAAAATGATCCCGGTCACGATCCTGACCGGCTTCCTCGGCAGCGGCAAGACGACGCTGCTCAAGCGAATTCTCAACGAACAGCACGGCATGAAGATCGCCGTGATCGAGAACGAATTCGGCGAGGAGAACATCGACAACGAAATCCTCGTGCAGGATGGCCGCGAACAGATCGTGCAGATGAGCAACGGCTGCATCTGCTGCACGATCCGCGGGGACCTCGTGCAGGCCTTGTCCGATCTGCTCACGCGCCGCGACGCGGGCGAGTTCGACTTCGACCGCGTCGTCATCGAGACGACGGGCGTGGCCAATCCGGGCCCGGTCGCACAGACGTTCTTCATGGACGAGGAAATCGCCGCGCGCTATCTGCTGGATGCGGTGATCACGCTCGTCGACGCGAAGCACGCCAACATGCAGCTCGACAAGCAGGAAGAGGTGCAGCGCCAGGTCGGCTTTGCCGATGCGATCTTCATCACCAAATCGGACCTCGTCGACGAAAAGGAGGTGGCCGACCTGCGCCACCGCCTGCTCCACATGAATCCGCGCGCGCCGATCCGCACCGCGCATTTCGGTGAAGCGCCGATCGACACGATCTTCGACCTGCGTGGCTTCAACCTCAACGAGAAGCTCGAGATCGACCCCGACTTCCTGCGCGCCGACGATCACGACCACGACCATGACCACGATCATGGCCACGTGCATGACGAGCACTGCGGCCACGACCATCACGACCATGGCCACGGTCACGCGCACGACCACCACCATCATCACCACCACACCGACCGCATCGCGTCGTTCGTGTTCCGCAGCGACAAGCCGTTCCACTACGGCAAGCTCGAGGAATTCCTGTCGGGCATCCTGTCGGTCTATGGCGAGAAGCTGCTGCGCTACAAGGGCGTGCTCTATATGGATGGGGTGGACCGCAAGGTCGTGTTCCAGGGCGTGCACCAGCTGATGGGCAGCGATATCGGCGCCAAGTGGGCCGACGAGACGCCGGTCACCAAGATGGTGTTCATCGGTGTGGATCTGCCGCGCGAGGCGATCCTGAAGGGGCTCGAAAGCTGCCTGGCCTGA
- a CDS encoding GNAT family N-acetyltransferase produces the protein MLMPPLKARDFLLRPFRASDASQMVGAVRESMATVGVWMPWAYPDYGLYDAHEWFARCETNMEDGVAFDVGVFSPDGRVLYGGVAINQIRREDNLGNLGYWIRQSRQRRGIAAGAASMMACHGFHGLGLTRIEVVAAEGNLASRAVAEKIGAQFECIARNRLILNGRPIAAAVYSMIPG, from the coding sequence ATGCTGATGCCGCCGCTCAAGGCTCGCGACTTCCTGCTGCGGCCATTTCGTGCGAGCGATGCATCGCAGATGGTCGGCGCGGTACGCGAATCGATGGCGACGGTGGGCGTGTGGATGCCCTGGGCGTATCCCGACTATGGCCTCTACGACGCGCACGAGTGGTTTGCCCGCTGCGAAACCAATATGGAGGACGGCGTCGCGTTCGACGTCGGCGTGTTCTCGCCCGATGGGCGCGTGCTGTACGGCGGCGTCGCGATCAACCAGATCCGGCGCGAGGACAACCTGGGCAACCTCGGTTACTGGATCCGGCAATCGCGGCAGCGGCGCGGCATCGCGGCGGGTGCCGCGTCGATGATGGCGTGCCATGGTTTTCACGGGCTCGGGCTGACACGCATCGAGGTCGTGGCCGCGGAGGGTAACCTCGCCAGCCGCGCCGTGGCGGAGAAGATCGGCGCGCAATTCGAATGCATCGCGCGCAACCGGCTGATCCTGAACGGCCGCCCGATCGCGGCGGCCGTGTATTCGATGATCCCGGGTTGA
- a CDS encoding TonB-dependent receptor, whose protein sequence is MSHKNKLPRARRLSARKSPLKPAAAVAALVVSAHAFAQDAAPAAPTAPASTPAPAPQVLKPVVVTANPLGSDLNDLVAPVSTLGGDALTVRADSTLGETLNTLPGVSSSYFGPNASRPIIRGLDADRIKVLQNGGSTIDASTLSYDHAVPIDPLVAESIEVVRGPAALMYGGNALGGVVNVIDNRIPKDPITGVSGAVDSSATIGGDKGRNASGLIEAGNGRFAVHADAFVRQTSDLKIPGFARSGNARATQPLPEGETESYGHIPNTNAHQEGGALGGSYTWADGFIGADYSTYRNDYGTPAEADARIKMRQDRFGVAGEARNLSNATGGIIESVKGNFSYTDYEHREIEDGETGTTFKSHGWDARLEAKHGKIGNMTGVIGTQFGHTDFSALGEEAFVPSTRTDNAAVFVFEELPLTASGDLKLNLGGRLDHTTVKASANGSDRFADAERTFNAGSASAGLLYKVNPVWSVTSNLSYTERAPTFYELYANGPHLATGTFEVGDPNANKERATSIDLGLRFNQGPHSGSVTGYYSRFQNYLALVNSGQFRDEEGNAAPAGNGALPVFQYLGVPATLWGFEAEGKTRLLQKMLTTSDTLDFAARADYVHGENRDTGEALPRLSPLRLGGSLIYGAGPWGARVNVDWYARQSRVPTDDTPSDAYTMLGVALTYKFKVSRTQTLVYLRGDNLTNTEARSATSILRDIAPLAGRSVRVGFKTTF, encoded by the coding sequence ATGTCTCACAAGAACAAACTCCCGCGCGCGCGCCGCCTCTCCGCGCGCAAGTCTCCCCTCAAGCCCGCCGCCGCCGTCGCGGCGCTGGTCGTCTCCGCGCACGCGTTCGCGCAGGATGCCGCGCCCGCCGCCCCCACGGCGCCGGCCAGCACGCCCGCGCCGGCACCGCAGGTGCTCAAGCCCGTCGTCGTCACCGCCAATCCGCTCGGCAGCGACCTCAACGACCTCGTGGCGCCCGTCTCCACGCTTGGCGGCGATGCGCTGACCGTGCGCGCCGACAGCACGCTCGGCGAAACGCTGAACACCCTGCCCGGCGTCTCGTCGAGCTATTTCGGCCCGAACGCGAGCCGCCCGATCATTCGCGGCCTCGACGCGGACCGCATCAAGGTGCTGCAGAACGGCGGGTCCACGATCGACGCTTCCACGCTGTCCTATGACCACGCGGTGCCCATCGATCCGCTCGTGGCGGAGAGCATCGAGGTCGTGCGTGGCCCGGCCGCGCTGATGTACGGCGGCAACGCGCTCGGCGGCGTGGTCAACGTGATCGACAACCGTATTCCGAAGGACCCGATCACGGGCGTGTCCGGCGCGGTCGATTCGAGCGCGACCATCGGCGGCGACAAGGGCCGCAATGCGAGCGGCCTGATCGAGGCCGGCAACGGCAGGTTCGCCGTGCATGCCGACGCGTTCGTGCGGCAGACCAGCGACCTCAAGATTCCGGGCTTCGCGCGCAGCGGCAACGCGCGCGCCACGCAGCCGCTCCCCGAAGGGGAAACGGAGAGCTACGGCCATATCCCCAACACCAACGCGCATCAGGAAGGCGGCGCGCTCGGCGGTTCGTACACGTGGGCCGACGGCTTTATCGGGGCCGACTACTCGACGTATCGCAACGACTACGGCACGCCGGCCGAAGCCGACGCGCGCATCAAGATGCGGCAGGACCGCTTTGGCGTCGCGGGCGAGGCGCGCAATCTGTCCAATGCCACGGGCGGCATCATCGAGTCGGTCAAGGGCAACTTCAGCTACACCGACTACGAGCATCGCGAGATCGAGGACGGCGAGACGGGCACCACGTTCAAGAGCCATGGCTGGGATGCGCGGCTGGAGGCCAAGCACGGCAAGATCGGGAACATGACGGGCGTGATCGGCACGCAGTTCGGGCACACCGACTTCTCCGCGCTCGGCGAGGAAGCGTTCGTGCCGAGCACGCGTACCGACAATGCCGCAGTGTTCGTGTTCGAGGAACTGCCGCTGACGGCATCCGGCGACCTCAAACTGAACCTCGGCGGTCGCCTCGACCACACGACGGTGAAGGCCAGCGCGAATGGCAGCGATCGTTTCGCCGATGCCGAGCGGACCTTCAACGCGGGCAGCGCGTCGGCGGGTCTGCTGTACAAGGTCAACCCGGTCTGGTCCGTGACCAGCAACCTGTCGTACACGGAGCGCGCGCCGACGTTCTACGAGCTCTATGCCAACGGGCCGCACCTGGCCACGGGCACGTTCGAGGTGGGCGATCCCAATGCGAACAAGGAACGCGCCACGTCGATCGACCTCGGGCTGCGCTTCAACCAGGGGCCGCATAGCGGTAGCGTCACGGGCTACTACAGCCGCTTCCAGAACTACCTCGCGCTCGTGAACTCCGGGCAGTTCCGCGACGAAGAAGGCAATGCCGCGCCGGCGGGCAACGGTGCGTTGCCCGTGTTCCAGTACCTCGGCGTGCCGGCCACGTTGTGGGGCTTCGAGGCCGAGGGCAAGACGCGCCTGCTCCAGAAGATGCTCACCACGAGCGATACGCTGGACTTTGCCGCGCGCGCGGACTACGTGCATGGCGAGAATCGCGACACCGGCGAGGCACTGCCGCGCCTGTCGCCGCTGCGTCTCGGCGGGTCGCTGATCTACGGGGCGGGCCCCTGGGGAGCGCGCGTGAACGTCGATTGGTACGCGCGCCAGAGCCGTGTACCGACGGACGATACGCCCAGCGATGCCTATACGATGCTCGGCGTGGCGCTGACCTACAAGTTCAAGGTCTCGCGCACGCAGACGCTCGTGTATCTGCGAGGCGATAACCTGACCAACACCGAGGCGCGCAGCGCGACGTCGATCTTGCGGGATATCGCGCCGCTGGCGGGGCGGAGCGTGCGGGTGGGGTTCAAGACGACGTTCTGA
- a CDS encoding tripartite tricarboxylate transporter substrate-binding protein, which produces MKRVAVHFAAALAVAGVVASTGTFAQDFPGSKPVQAVVPFAAGGPTDKVSRELTAIMSKHLGTTIVIENLGGAGGTIGAKKVVQAKNDGYTILIHHIGMSTAPALYRNLGFDPLKDFEMVGEIADVPMVMVGNKNLPPATFKELLPYVKANASKLSLANAGIGSASHLCGLLFQSAIQTELTTVPYKGTAPALTDVLGGQVNLMCDQTTNIAGQLKAGSLKPYAAMQQRRVEAFKDIPTAAEQGLPGVEVKIWHAMYAPKGTPKAVIDKLSAALQKSVTDPTFRAKMAELGAEAVPAQRATPDSLRVFLASEIDKWTPVIKKAGVYAD; this is translated from the coding sequence ATGAAACGAGTTGCAGTACATTTCGCGGCCGCGCTGGCAGTTGCCGGCGTGGTGGCATCGACGGGTACGTTCGCGCAGGATTTCCCGGGCAGCAAGCCCGTGCAGGCCGTGGTGCCGTTCGCGGCCGGTGGCCCGACCGACAAGGTCTCCCGTGAACTCACGGCGATCATGTCCAAGCATCTGGGCACCACGATCGTGATCGAGAACCTCGGTGGCGCCGGCGGCACCATCGGCGCCAAGAAGGTCGTGCAGGCCAAGAACGACGGCTACACCATCCTGATCCACCATATCGGCATGTCCACGGCACCGGCGCTGTACCGGAACCTGGGCTTCGACCCGCTCAAGGACTTCGAGATGGTCGGCGAGATCGCCGACGTGCCGATGGTGATGGTCGGCAACAAGAACCTGCCGCCGGCCACGTTCAAGGAGCTGCTGCCGTACGTGAAGGCCAACGCCAGCAAGCTGTCGCTGGCCAACGCCGGTATCGGCTCGGCCTCGCACCTGTGCGGCCTGCTGTTCCAGAGCGCGATCCAGACCGAACTGACCACCGTGCCCTACAAGGGCACCGCGCCGGCGCTGACCGATGTGCTGGGCGGCCAGGTCAACCTGATGTGCGACCAGACGACCAACATCGCCGGCCAGCTGAAGGCGGGTTCGCTGAAGCCGTACGCGGCCATGCAGCAGCGTCGCGTGGAAGCGTTCAAGGACATTCCGACCGCGGCCGAACAGGGCCTGCCGGGCGTGGAAGTCAAGATCTGGCACGCGATGTACGCGCCGAAGGGCACGCCGAAGGCCGTGATCGACAAGCTGTCGGCCGCGCTGCAGAAGTCGGTAACCGATCCGACGTTCCGCGCCAAGATGGCGGAACTCGGCGCCGAGGCCGTGCCGGCCCAGCGCGCCACGCCGGACTCGCTGCGCGTGTTCCTCGCGTCGGAAATCGACAAGTGGACGCCGGTCATCAAGAAGGCGGGCGTCTACGCGGACTGA